In the genome of Campylobacter avium LMG 24591, the window GCTAGATCCAACTCTACTAGGTTTCCTGGCAAACCTTTAGCTGACATACTCGGTAAACCTATGGTATGGTGGGTGTATCAGCAAGCAAAAAGGGCTAAAAATTTAGATGAGATTATAGTAGCTACTGATGATGAAAGGATAGTTAAGGTTTGTGATAGTTTTGAAATTCCAAGTGTGATGACTAAAGAGCATATAAATGGCATTCATAGAATGCATGAAGCTGCCACTAAGCTAAATTCTAAAGCCTATATTTTGTTAAATGGTGATGAGCCTATTATGGAAAGTGAGGTTATAGATGAGATGGCAAATGAAGCTATGCAAAAGGATATTTATCACTGCATAGCTTATAAAAAGTTTGATGATCCAGTAGAGGTTGTAGATAGTGGAAATATCAAAATAGCTGTAAGTGATGGAAAAATTCTTTACCTTTCAAGAAGCCCTATACCTTATCCGCATAAAAGTTTAGATTTTTCATACTACAAGATAATAGGTCTTCAAATTTTTTCAAAAGAGGCTTTGGATTTTTTTGTCAATGCGCCAGAAAGAGAATTGGAAAGGAT includes:
- a CDS encoding 3-deoxy-manno-octulosonate cytidylyltransferase, whose product is MKNKITCIIPARSNSTRFPGKPLADILGKPMVWWVYQQAKRAKNLDEIIVATDDERIVKVCDSFEIPSVMTKEHINGIHRMHEAATKLNSKAYILLNGDEPIMESEVIDEMANEAMQKDIYHCIAYKKFDDPVEVVDSGNIKIAVSDGKILYLSRSPIPYPHKSLDFSYYKIIGLQIFSKEALDFFVNAPERELERIEDIVDFRWLENGKSIACKEVNSKSISVDNYKDIPKVTQIIKDKFKRGELLDIKERL